A window of Pelomonas sp. SE-A7 genomic DNA:
TCCGGCGCAATCGCCAACTGCGCCGCGATGTCGCGCTTGCGCTCAGTCAGTTGAAGCAGGGCCGAGCCGTTGCTACCGGCGGGCCGGTGCTGCAGCAGCCAGGCCGCCAACCGCTTTTCGGCACCCTTGTGCATCAGCTCCTGCGTGGCCGCCGTCAGCCGGTGGACCTGCTGGGCCAGGGCCTGCATCAGTGCCAGCTGCAGGGTCGGCTCGCGCTGGATCAGCGGCCTCAGCGCGGCAACCGGGATGTAGATCACCGTGCTGCGCTCCAGCGCCCGCGCATCCTGGACATAGCTGCCGCCCAGCCAGGCGCTCGACAGGTCCAGCCATTGCGGCGCCCGCACGCTGCGCTCCAGCTGGAAGCCCTCGGTCGACAGCAGGCCCAGGCCGACCCCGCCCTCGACCACCGCCACCAGCTCGGTTGCCGCGAGTCGTCGGTCCAGTACATTGCTGCCCGCTTCCAGCTGGCGCCTTGCGACCAGCAGGTCCAGCTGGTGCAGCAGTGGCGGCTGGGCCGCCGTGCTGCCCAGCAGCGCGAACCAGGGCGAGGTTCCGGAGTTGCGCGGTTGCGAGGATCCGTTGTGAGAGGCGAGTGAGTCCACGGCGCGTCGATTCGAAAAGGGGTACGGCCATGGTCAGCCATCGCCGCCGCGTCGGCCTTGTTCTTCGTCAAACCGTCGCTGCGATCCTCAGACGACCAGCAAGGCCCTGAAGTCATTGACGTTGGTGAGCGTGGGGCCGGTGACCAGCAGATCACCGAGGCCGGCGAACAGGTCGTAGGCGCAGTTGGCCTGCAGAAGTTCGGCCGGATTCAGACCGGCCGCCGCGGCGCGGGCCAGGCTGTCGGGCGTGATGAAGGCGCCGGCGTTGTCGAGCTTGCCGTCTATGCCATCGGTATCGGCCGCCAGGCCGTGGATGCCGGGCTCGCCCCGCAGGGCCAGCGCGCAGCCGAGCAGGAACTCGGCCGCCCGCCCGCCCCGGCCCTCGGGATGGCGCACCGTGACCGTGGTCTCGCCGCCCGACAGCAGCACGCAGGGCCGCTGGAACGGCTGGCCATGGCGGGCCACCGAACGGGCCAGCGCCGCATGCAGGGCTCCGACCTCGCGCGATTCGCCCTCGATCTCGTCGCTCAGCACATGGGCTTGCAGGCCCAGAGCCCGGGCCGCCTCGGCCGCGGCTTGCAGGCTCTGGCGCGGCGTGGCGATCAGGCGCAGCTCGTGGCCGCCCAGTCGCGGATCGCCGGGCTTGGGCGTCTCGAAGGCGCCGCTTGCCAGCCCGGCGCGCGCGGCGGCAGGCAGCTCGATGCCGTAACGGGCGCAGATGGCCAGCGCATCGGCGCAGGTCGTGGCGTCGGCCACCGTGGGGCCACTGGCAATCACCGCCGGGTCGTCGCCGGGCACATCGCTGATCGCCAGCGTCAGCACCCGCGCCGGCGTGCAGGCCGCGGCCAGGCGGCCGCCCTTGATGCGCGAGAGATGCTTGCGCACGCAGTTCATCTGCGCGATGTCGGCGCCGCTGTCGAGCAGGGCGCGGTTCAGCTGCTGCTTTTCCTGCAGGCTGAGCCCCTCGGCCGGCAGGCTCAGCAGGGCCGAGCCGCCGCCGGAGATCAGGCAGATCACCAGGTCGTCGGCCGTGAGCCCTCGCGTCAGCGCCAGCATGCGCTCGGCCGCCTGCAGGCCGGCCGCATCGGGCACCGGATGGGCGGCCTCGACCAGCTCGATGCGCCGCGGCTGATAGCTAGGCGGCCTGTGGCCATAGCGGGTGATGACCAGGCCGGACAGCGGCGCCGCCTCGGGCCAGGCAGCTTCCAGCGCCTCGGCCATGGAGCCGCCGGCCTTGCCCGCGCCCAGCACCAGGGTGCGCCCCCGGGGCGGGGCCGGCAGATGCGCGGCCAGCACCTCGGCCGGCAGGGCGCGCGCCACGGCCACCTCGTAGAGATGGCGCAAGAGGGCGCGCGGCTCGAATGTCATTTGGACTTGGCTTCGAACCAGCGGGCGACCAGGGCCCGCTCGGCCTCGGTGATCGCGGTCACATTGTTCAAGGGCATGGTCTTCTGCAGCACCACCTGCTGGTAGACCGCTGCTGCATGGCCTTGCAGGGCTTCGGCGCTGTCCAGCCTGAGGCCCTTCTGGGCGGCCGGGCCGCTGTGGCACATCAGGCAGCGCTGCTCGACCACAGCCTGGACCTGGGCCAGCGTAGGCGCCGGCATCGCCGCATCCTGCTTGGCCGGCGCCATCCACGCGATCAGGCCTGCCAGCAAGGCGACGGCCGCGACCACCAGGCCCCAGCTGTTGACGCCCTTGTGGCGCTTGACGAAGAAGGTCCGTATCAGCACGCCGGCCGCCATCAAGAGGCTGAGCACCAGCCAGTTCTGCGAATGGCTGTGCAGCATGCCGTAGTGGTTGCTGAGCATGGCGACCAGCACCGGCAGACCGAAGTAGGTGTTGTGCACGCTGCGCTGCTTGCCGCGTTGGCCATGCACCGGGTCCACCGGCCGGCCGGCGCGCATGTCGGCGATCACCTGCTTCTGGCCGGGGATGATCCAGAACAGCACGTTGGCGCTCATCATGGTGGCGATCATGGCGCCGACGACGACGAAGGCCGCGCGGCCGGCAAACAGCTGGCAGGCCGCCCAGCTGGCGACGACGACGAAGGCCGCCACCAGGCCCAGCACGCGGCCGTCGTTGCCGATGACGACGCGACCGCCCTCGCCCTTGTTCTGACCAAAGGCACGGCAAATCAGGTCATAGACCACCC
This region includes:
- a CDS encoding Crp/Fnr family transcriptional regulator, whose amino-acid sequence is MDSLASHNGSSQPRNSGTSPWFALLGSTAAQPPLLHQLDLLVARRQLEAGSNVLDRRLAATELVAVVEGGVGLGLLSTEGFQLERSVRAPQWLDLSSAWLGGSYVQDARALERSTVIYIPVAALRPLIQREPTLQLALMQALAQQVHRLTAATQELMHKGAEKRLAAWLLQHRPAGSNGSALLQLTERKRDIAAQLAIAPETLSRMMRELKRKGLIEVQGYRVRLLDVAGLEREAMPG
- a CDS encoding glycerate kinase; translation: MTFEPRALLRHLYEVAVARALPAEVLAAHLPAPPRGRTLVLGAGKAGGSMAEALEAAWPEAAPLSGLVITRYGHRPPSYQPRRIELVEAAHPVPDAAGLQAAERMLALTRGLTADDLVICLISGGGSALLSLPAEGLSLQEKQQLNRALLDSGADIAQMNCVRKHLSRIKGGRLAAACTPARVLTLAISDVPGDDPAVIASGPTVADATTCADALAICARYGIELPAAARAGLASGAFETPKPGDPRLGGHELRLIATPRQSLQAAAEAARALGLQAHVLSDEIEGESREVGALHAALARSVARHGQPFQRPCVLLSGGETTVTVRHPEGRGGRAAEFLLGCALALRGEPGIHGLAADTDGIDGKLDNAGAFITPDSLARAAAAGLNPAELLQANCAYDLFAGLGDLLVTGPTLTNVNDFRALLVV
- a CDS encoding urate hydroxylase PuuD, whose protein sequence is MESYLLDWANLLLRWLHVITVIAWIGASFYFVWLDNHLLKPEAPDLKAKGVDGELWAVHGGGFYNPQKYLVAPPNLPQHLHWFYWESYWTWMSGFALFVVLYLFNARSFLMDPRVHEWSGPWPAVAAALGFLVAGWVVYDLICRAFGQNKGEGGRVVIGNDGRVLGLVAAFVVVASWAACQLFAGRAAFVVVGAMIATMMSANVLFWIIPGQKQVIADMRAGRPVDPVHGQRGKQRSVHNTYFGLPVLVAMLSNHYGMLHSHSQNWLVLSLLMAAGVLIRTFFVKRHKGVNSWGLVVAAVALLAGLIAWMAPAKQDAAMPAPTLAQVQAVVEQRCLMCHSGPAAQKGLRLDSAEALQGHAAAVYQQVVLQKTMPLNNVTAITEAERALVARWFEAKSK